One genomic region from Amaranthus tricolor cultivar Red isolate AtriRed21 chromosome 12, ASM2621246v1, whole genome shotgun sequence encodes:
- the LOC130828571 gene encoding uncharacterized protein LOC130828571, with translation MKAAQDRQKSYADLKRRLEEFEVGEQVLLRVSSMRGVVCFCTRGNLSPRFIGPYEILERVGKLTYRLALPNSLEKVHDVFHVSQLKRYLAATSHVLDPKTMELDENLSYTEQLVRVLDTKVRNTRRKDITIVKVLWANHERKAATWETKTFIREKYPHLFQKNYVMSYFLEIRRFPNRATFRTSAESMGIFSHDYNSLTKFNLLEEFLS, from the exons ATGAAGGCAGCACAAGAtcgtcaaaagtcttatgcCGATTTGAAACGACGTCTAGAAGAGTTTGAAGTAGGGGAACAAGTATTGTTAAGGGTATCGTCGATGCGTGGGGTGGTTTGTTTTTGTACTCGTGGAAATTTAAGTCCTCGATTCATCGGCCCTTATGAAATTTTGGAACGGGTAGGTAAGCTAACTTATCGGTTAGCTCTCCCCAACTCTTTGGAGAAAGTTCATGATGTTTTCCATGTGTCCCAGCTAAAAAGATACCTTGCTGCGACATCGCATGTTTTGGATCCTAAGACCATGGAGCTTGATGAGAATTTATCTTATACGGAACAACTTGTTCGCGTCCTAGATACAAAAGTCCGTAATACTCGCAGAAAGGATATCACAATAGTGAAAGTACTATGGGCAAATCATGAGCGCAAGGCGGCTACTTGGGAAACTAAAACCTTCATACGTGAAAAATATCCACATCTTTTCCAG aagaattatgtcaTGAGTTATTTTCTAGAGATCCGGAGATTCCCGAATAGGGCAACCTTTCGAACTTCTGCTGAATCCATGGGCATCTTTTCTCATGATtacaattctttaacaaaatttaatttgttagaggaATTTTTGTCATGA